The following coding sequences lie in one Pseudostreptobacillus hongkongensis genomic window:
- the nrdR gene encoding transcriptional regulator NrdR produces MKCPYCGNHDTRVIDSRAQNEGNSIKRRRECEKCLKRFNTSEKIYNLPIYIIKTNGEIEEYDRNKVYQGIVRSLVKRNYDNSKIDVLIDDIERDILTNYNGKIESSKLGDIIMENLFYLDEVAYVRFASVYNKFDNLDNFLKVIKEIKKKKKESKK; encoded by the coding sequence ATGAAATGTCCATATTGTGGTAATCATGATACAAGAGTTATAGATAGCCGTGCTCAAAATGAAGGTAATTCTATAAAAAGAAGAAGAGAATGTGAAAAGTGTTTAAAAAGGTTTAATACTTCTGAAAAAATATACAATCTTCCTATATATATAATTAAGACAAACGGTGAAATAGAAGAATATGATAGAAATAAAGTTTATCAAGGTATAGTAAGATCTTTAGTTAAAAGAAATTATGATAATTCTAAAATAGATGTTTTAATAGATGATATAGAAAGAGATATATTAACTAATTATAATGGTAAAATAGAAAGCTCTAAGCTTGGAGATATAATAATGGAAAATCTATTTTATTTAGATGAAGTAGCTTATGTTAGATTTGCTTCTGTATATAATAAATTTGATAATCTAGATAATTTCTTAAAGGTTATTAAAGAGATTAAAAAGAAAAAGAAAGAGAGTAAAAAATGA
- a CDS encoding ABC transporter permease: MVEFFIAKRHIIDRKFQSIVSILGVAISLTVFVVSLSISNGLKNNMLNSILSLSPHINVSVYENYEEGYKEIVEELQKYDVKTVNPRIETQGLVNVNGLSTTSLIIGTNLELLDINMIEGVKSNSDLTGVLVGNEFLNKTGTKLGDEINIITTDTKEIRVKITGVFKTGYYTYDSELLLLPLETLQLLKEKGEIATNISINIKNPTNISNINKLVNNINNNLGDKVFVHSWNMDNQSLLSAINFEKFVLVAILSLIVLIASFAISVILNMIVREKISDIGILKAMGYSDSNVLKIFVYEGMIIGVSGMILSIILSPIVIILLKVIFKYYITTTYYLDTLPVSVSFIELSIIYLVAFILILFSTILPSMKASKMKPTDAIKYNN, from the coding sequence ATGGTAGAATTTTTTATTGCTAAAAGGCATATCATTGATAGAAAATTTCAAAGTATAGTATCAATATTAGGTGTTGCTATATCACTTACTGTTTTTGTTGTTTCTTTATCTATTTCTAATGGTTTGAAGAATAATATGTTAAATTCTATATTATCTCTTTCACCACATATAAATGTTAGTGTGTATGAAAATTATGAAGAAGGATATAAAGAAATAGTAGAAGAATTACAAAAATATGATGTTAAAACAGTTAATCCTAGAATAGAAACACAAGGACTGGTTAATGTCAATGGATTATCAACAACTAGTTTAATAATAGGGACTAATTTAGAATTATTAGATATTAATATGATAGAAGGAGTTAAATCTAATTCAGATTTAACAGGAGTATTAGTAGGAAATGAGTTTTTAAATAAAACGGGCACTAAACTTGGAGATGAAATTAATATAATAACAACAGATACTAAGGAAATAAGAGTTAAAATAACTGGTGTATTTAAAACTGGTTATTATACATATGATTCAGAACTTTTATTACTTCCTTTAGAGACATTGCAATTATTAAAGGAAAAAGGAGAAATTGCTACAAATATTTCAATTAATATTAAAAATCCAACTAATATATCAAATATAAATAAATTAGTAAATAATATTAATAATAATTTAGGAGATAAAGTATTTGTACATAGTTGGAATATGGATAATCAAAGTTTATTAAGTGCAATTAATTTTGAAAAATTTGTTTTAGTTGCAATACTTAGTTTGATAGTACTTATAGCATCTTTTGCCATATCTGTAATTTTAAATATGATAGTTAGAGAAAAAATATCAGATATAGGTATATTAAAGGCTATGGGATATTCAGATAGCAATGTTTTAAAAATATTTGTATATGAAGGTATGATAATAGGAGTTTCTGGTATGATATTATCTATAATATTATCACCTATAGTTATAATTTTACTTAAAGTAATCTTTAAATACTATATTACAACTACATATTATTTAGATACTTTGCCTGTAAGCGTTAGCTTTATAGAATTATCTATAATATATTTAGTTGCATTTATTTTAATCCTATTTTCAACTATACTTCCATCTATGAAAGCATCTAAGATGAAACCAACTGATGCTATAAAGTATAATAATTAA
- a CDS encoding septum formation initiator family protein, producing MKSKRWLYIFVLVLFLITASLSYRIYDNILKTREMKLKLAESNAKYEKLKEEKEKIQKELEDAREGINKEKFVRDKLNLKKEGETIYKIVDEEAGTVQKEEGNDVTTSKTEEKGE from the coding sequence ATGAAATCTAAGCGTTGGCTATACATTTTTGTATTAGTTTTATTTCTAATAACAGCAAGTTTATCATATAGAATATATGATAATATATTAAAAACTCGTGAAATGAAATTAAAACTTGCAGAAAGTAATGCAAAATATGAAAAATTAAAGGAAGAAAAAGAGAAAATCCAAAAAGAATTAGAAGATGCTAGAGAAGGAATAAATAAAGAAAAATTTGTAAGAGATAAGTTGAATCTAAAAAAAGAAGGAGAAACTATATATAAAATAGTAGATGAAGAAGCAGGTACAGTTCAAAAAGAAGAAGGAAATGATGTGACTACATCTAAAACTGAGGAAAAAGGTGAATAA